The following are encoded together in the Perca flavescens isolate YP-PL-M2 chromosome 22, PFLA_1.0, whole genome shotgun sequence genome:
- the rnf32 gene encoding RING finger protein 32, which yields MAMRKGLTSKASNKLVITSVAFQDHITRSLLHQNFSLSDPLMRYKIQAPRKRVDERGLQTQDQQEEREYVLDSAPRPLTLAQKLGLVASPAGRLREDEWTRVKARSIQQGDSAQPCAICREEFCLQPQVLLSCSHVFHRACLKAFERFSGRKCCPMCRKEQYETRVIHDAARLFRHQCAIRIQACWRGYVARRSYRKLRKSICPKDKQLRRKFFEAKLQELNDSFVRYCHTDTEAFLSDINRSLSHISEPQESDWDRIQSQVIQRDVWDCPICLTALCRPSLPTEAGTSSHQQQRRTLLLSCSHLFHQLCLEAFEAFSIESRPSCPLCRSVYHKKNI from the exons ATGGCAATGCGGAAG GGCTTGACATCTAAAGCTAGCAACAAGTTGGTGATCACCTCAGTTGCCTTTCAAGACCACATCACACGTAGCCTGCTGCATCAAAACTTCTCACTTTCTGACCCTTTGATGAGATACAAAATACAAGCACCCAGAAAAAGAGTGGATGAGAGGGGTCTGCAGACACAAGATCAGCaagaagagagagaatatgTGCTTGATTCTGCTCCACGTCCCTTAACATTAG CTCAGAAGTTGGGTTTGGTGGCCTCCCCTGCAGGGAGACTGAGAGAGGACGAATGGACTCGGGTCAAGGCAAGGTCTATTCAGCAGGGGGACTCAGCTCAGCCCTGTGCAATATGCAGGGAGGAGTTTTGCCTTCAGCCTCAG GTGTTGCTGTCTTGTTCTCATGTTTTCCATAGAGCATGTTTGAAGGCCTTTGAGAGATTTTCTGGGAGGAAGTGCTGCCCAATGTGCAGAAAGGAGCAGTATGAGACACGGGTGATCCACGATGCAGCTCGACTCTTCAGACACCAATGTGCCATCAG aattCAGGCATGCTGGCGAGGCTACGTTGCTCGGAGAAGTTATAGAAAATTGAGAAAATCAATCTGCCCAAAAGACAAACAGCTGCGACGGAAATTCTTCGAAGCAAAG TTGCAGGAGTTGAATGACAGCTTTGTCCGATACTGTCACACCGACACGGAGGCTTTTCTGAGTGATATCAACCGCTCCCTGTCA CACATCTCTGAACCTCAGGAGAGTGACTGGGATCGAATACAGAGCCAG GTTATCCAGAGAGATGTCTGGGACTGCCCTATTTGCCTGACTGCATTGTGCAGGCCAAGCCTACCAACAGAAGCAGGTACATCCAGCCATCAACAACAAAGACGCACCCTGCTTCTGTCCTGTTCCCACCTCTTCCATCAGCTCTGTCTAGAGGCCTTTGAGGCCTTTTCTATAGAGAGCAGACCTTCCTGTCCCCTGTGCAGATCAGTctaccacaaaaaaaacatctaa